A single window of Polaribacter sp. SA4-10 DNA harbors:
- a CDS encoding heme A synthase, with protein sequence MQKKFPKIVQISIISVYLIFLAGSVVRMTGSGMGCPDWPKCFGYLIPPTSEEQITWQPNSDYKEGIIIVKDKTLFVAEKNIKTSTKFSVNNWKKYTKHNYVKFNKYHTWTEYINRLASVLSGFVFLFLIYAATKFWKKNKTIPIVAFTAFFLMLVEAWIGKTVVDTNLKPTIITIHMVIGLVIIALLLQLKFIVSENKTKYNYNSLFNKLLIVSVIFSLVQIAMGTQVRQFIDEQVKLFGFENKDYSLMNPSFKFYFHRSFTIAIVLVNFGMFYLNQIKNLGYKLVNWIVFLLFVETITGILMYYAEFPIGTQATHLLAGAILFGLQFYLWLQSRKAK encoded by the coding sequence ATGCAAAAAAAGTTTCCAAAAATTGTACAAATTTCCATTATTTCTGTTTACCTAATTTTTTTAGCAGGATCCGTTGTTAGAATGACAGGTTCTGGAATGGGATGCCCAGATTGGCCAAAATGTTTTGGTTATCTGATTCCACCAACTTCTGAAGAACAAATTACTTGGCAACCAAATTCTGACTACAAAGAAGGAATCATTATTGTTAAAGACAAAACCTTATTTGTTGCAGAAAAAAACATTAAAACTTCTACAAAATTTAGCGTTAATAATTGGAAAAAATACACCAAACACAATTATGTTAAATTTAATAAATACCATACTTGGACAGAATATATTAATAGGTTAGCATCTGTTTTATCTGGGTTTGTTTTCTTATTCTTAATTTACGCAGCTACAAAGTTTTGGAAAAAAAACAAGACAATTCCAATAGTAGCTTTTACTGCTTTCTTTTTAATGTTAGTTGAAGCTTGGATAGGAAAAACAGTTGTAGACACCAATTTAAAACCAACAATTATAACAATACATATGGTTATTGGATTGGTAATAATTGCGCTGTTACTACAATTAAAATTTATTGTTTCTGAGAATAAAACGAAATACAATTACAACTCACTTTTTAATAAATTACTAATTGTTTCTGTTATTTTTTCTTTGGTTCAAATTGCAATGGGAACCCAAGTAAGACAATTTATAGATGAACAAGTAAAACTTTTTGGTTTTGAAAACAAAGATTATAGTTTAATGAACCCTAGTTTTAAATTCTACTTTCATAGGTCTTTTACAATTGCCATTGTATTGGTTAATTTTGGAATGTTCTATCTGAATCAAATTAAAAATTTAGGTTACAAACTCGTAAATTGGATTGTCTTCTTACTCTTTGTAGAAACCATTACAGGAATTTTAATGTATTATGCAGAATTTCCTATAGGAACACAAGCAACACATTTGTTAGCTGGAGCAATTTTATTTGGATTGCAATTTTATTTATGGTTGCAAAGTAGAAAGGCTAAGTAA
- a CDS encoding DUF3817 domain-containing protein: MKSIFRVVSFLEGISYLLLMSLGLYYKYALNDPSFVKMFGMPHGILFMLYIILAIMIKKEMKWNTKTLGVVLLASIVPFGTFYIDKKYLRSF, from the coding sequence ATGAAAAGCATTTTTAGAGTCGTAAGTTTTTTAGAAGGTATTTCTTACCTATTATTAATGAGTTTAGGCTTGTATTATAAATATGCTTTAAACGACCCAAGTTTTGTAAAAATGTTTGGAATGCCGCATGGAATTCTTTTTATGCTCTATATAATTTTGGCAATTATGATTAAAAAAGAAATGAAATGGAATACTAAAACTTTAGGAGTTGTTTTATTAGCTTCAATTGTACCTTTTGGAACTTTTTATATTGATAAGAAATATTTGAGATCGTTTTAA
- a CDS encoding cold-shock protein → MKNGKVKFFNESKGFGFVIEDGSNDEYFLHVSGLIDEVREGDSVEFDLKEGRKGLNAVDVRVI, encoded by the coding sequence GTGAAAAACGGTAAAGTAAAATTTTTTAACGAATCTAAAGGATTTGGATTTGTTATAGAGGATGGTTCAAACGATGAATATTTTCTTCATGTTTCAGGATTAATCGACGAAGTAAGAGAAGGTGATTCTGTAGAATTTGATTTAAAAGAAGGTAGAAAAGGCTTAAACGCTGTAGACGTTAGAGTAATCTAA
- the moaD gene encoding molybdopterin converting factor subunit 1: protein MMKLKILFFGITTDLVGVSNLDLVLPDASTVLDFKSLLKKKYPQLENLDSYAIAVNESYATGDLILNEKDTVAVIPPVSGG from the coding sequence ATGATGAAATTAAAAATACTTTTTTTTGGGATTACAACAGATTTGGTTGGGGTTTCAAATTTAGACCTAGTGCTGCCTGATGCTTCAACGGTTCTTGATTTTAAAAGCTTGTTGAAGAAAAAGTATCCTCAGTTAGAAAATTTAGACTCTTATGCAATTGCAGTAAATGAGAGTTATGCAACTGGTGATTTGATTCTAAATGAAAAGGATACAGTTGCTGTAATTCCGCCTGTGAGTGGAGGTTAA
- a CDS encoding molybdenum cofactor biosynthesis protein MoaE, translating to MKRTSIKITSEKLDLNECYNFVTDASCGGISAFIGTVRNDTQGKEVTQLDFSTYKPMAIKEMQKIADLALDKFDIKKIAIHHAEGMLQIGEVPVIITASSKHRKAAFEACEFAIDTLKETVPIWKKEYFSDGEVWVNAHP from the coding sequence ATGAAAAGAACTTCTATTAAAATAACATCAGAAAAACTAGACTTAAATGAGTGTTACAATTTTGTAACTGATGCTTCTTGTGGCGGAATTTCTGCATTTATTGGTACTGTTAGAAATGATACGCAAGGAAAAGAAGTAACTCAGTTAGATTTTTCTACCTACAAACCAATGGCTATTAAAGAAATGCAAAAAATTGCAGATTTGGCTTTAGACAAGTTTGATATCAAAAAAATAGCGATTCATCATGCAGAAGGAATGTTACAGATTGGCGAAGTTCCTGTAATTATAACTGCGTCTTCAAAACACAGAAAAGCTGCTTTTGAAGCTTGTGAATTTGCAATAGATACTTTAAAAGAAACGGTTCCTATTTGGAAAAAAGAATATTTTTCTGATGGAGAAGTTTGGGTAAATGCGCACCCGTAG
- a CDS encoding ribonucleotide-diphosphate reductase subunit beta, translating to MEITHIIKRDSETTNFELEKITNAIEKAMVTVNHGTRQDAIAICNIVNGTLLERKLNEPDYTPTVEQVQDIVEYKLMDSPFHDVAKAYILYRDEQTRSRKSNIFEKRINLKPYDYPALGEYVDAIRHSYWIHTEFNYTSDIQDFKTSLTELEKNAIKNTMLAISQIEVAVKTFWGDIYKKMPKPEIGSVGATFAESEVRHHDAYSHLLEILGLNNEFKNLKKNPVIMKRVNYLEGALKNVNSENNQEFSESIILFSLFIEHVSLFSQFLIIMAFNKHKNVLKGISNVVEATSKEEQIHGDFGIDLIKIIKEENPEWFDEEHKLLVQETCKEAFLSESKLIDWIFEKGELDFLPKNVIKEFIKNRFNDSLESIGISKVFEIDQALLSETEWFDDEIIGTKHGDFFVKRSINYSKRTKSITSDDLF from the coding sequence GTGGAAATTACGCATATCATAAAAAGAGACTCTGAAACTACCAATTTTGAGTTAGAGAAAATTACTAATGCTATTGAAAAAGCAATGGTTACTGTAAATCACGGTACTAGACAAGATGCTATTGCAATTTGTAATATAGTAAACGGTACTTTATTAGAAAGAAAATTAAATGAACCTGATTACACCCCCACAGTAGAACAGGTTCAGGATATTGTAGAATATAAATTAATGGATAGTCCTTTTCATGATGTTGCAAAGGCCTATATATTATATAGAGACGAGCAGACAAGAAGTAGAAAAAGCAATATTTTTGAGAAGAGAATAAATTTAAAGCCTTATGATTATCCTGCTTTGGGAGAATATGTAGACGCTATTAGACATTCTTACTGGATTCATACAGAGTTTAATTACACGAGTGATATACAGGATTTTAAGACCTCTCTTACAGAATTAGAGAAAAATGCGATAAAGAATACCATGTTAGCAATTTCTCAAATAGAAGTTGCTGTTAAAACTTTTTGGGGAGACATTTATAAGAAGATGCCAAAACCAGAAATTGGTTCAGTTGGTGCTACGTTTGCAGAAAGTGAAGTACGTCATCATGATGCATATTCACATTTATTAGAAATTTTAGGATTAAATAATGAGTTTAAAAACTTAAAGAAAAATCCTGTAATTATGAAGCGTGTTAATTACTTAGAAGGCGCATTAAAAAACGTAAATAGTGAAAACAACCAAGAGTTTTCTGAATCTATAATTTTATTTTCTCTATTTATAGAGCATGTATCTTTATTTTCTCAGTTCCTTATTATTATGGCTTTTAATAAGCATAAAAATGTATTAAAAGGAATTTCTAATGTTGTAGAAGCTACTTCTAAAGAAGAACAAATTCATGGAGATTTTGGTATAGATCTTATTAAAATTATAAAAGAAGAGAACCCAGAATGGTTTGATGAAGAGCATAAGTTATTAGTGCAAGAAACTTGTAAAGAAGCTTTTCTATCAGAAAGTAAATTAATTGATTGGATTTTTGAAAAAGGAGAATTAGATTTTCTACCTAAAAATGTAATTAAAGAATTTATTAAAAATAGATTTAATGACTCTTTAGAAAGTATTGGTATCTCAAAAGTATTTGAGATAGACCAAGCATTATTATCTGAAACAGAATGGTTTGATGATGAAATCATAGGAACTAAACACGGAGATTTCTTTGTAAAAAGATCTATCAACTACAGCAAAAGAACTAAAAGTATAACCAGCGACGACTTATTTTAA
- a CDS encoding glycoside hydrolase family 65 protein: MKNILLITFLLLSTILIAQNEGWEISTSNNTNYTGIATANGRIGILPSNKVFKTEQIILNNVYDKESPLGVSKILKGINFQDIELEIDDEVVNDENISNWKQTLNMKEASFTTSFTFKDKAAISYTMYALRNVQYSGYLDISIAAIKDIKVKAIASIKTPKEYHNPISTFRILKDLETTMPILQTVARSREKKHLVAASGTFIWHAINSTREHQRPVLHHKKVDDYNNRLSFSKKIKKGASLDFAWTGAICTTQDFEDPQNESERFVIFNLLTPKKDLLEQHKKLWNKLWEGDIVIEGNVQDQRDVRLALYHLYSFSRGDSDLSIAPMGLSSQNYNGHIFWDTELWMFPPLLLLNQDIARSLVNYRSDRIEKAKEKAINFGYKGAMFPWESDDTGEEATPAWALTGTFEHHITADVAIAFWNYYRVSKNKTWLKTRGFPMLEEIADYWVSRVTKNKDGSYSIKNVVGANEFVANVTDNAFTNGSAITALEFAVLAGKELEQEIPEIWQQVAANIRILKFKDGTTKEHEKYDGEIIKQADVNLLTYPLNIINDKKTILKDLKYYEPKLSKEGPAMGKSVFAVIYARLGDSENAYRLFKDSYAPNKRPPFGALAESATSNNPYFATGAGGMLQTVLFGFGGLQLTNEGVVQINPNLPKEWKSLTIKGVGLTKKNYVIKH; encoded by the coding sequence AACAGAACAAATAATATTAAATAATGTCTACGATAAAGAATCTCCTTTAGGTGTGAGTAAAATTTTGAAAGGTATTAATTTTCAAGATATTGAATTAGAAATTGATGATGAAGTAGTTAATGACGAAAATATATCTAATTGGAAGCAAACATTAAATATGAAAGAAGCTTCCTTTACAACGAGCTTTACTTTTAAAGATAAAGCGGCTATTTCTTATACCATGTATGCTTTAAGGAATGTGCAGTATAGTGGTTATTTAGATATTTCTATAGCAGCTATAAAAGACATTAAGGTAAAGGCAATAGCAAGTATAAAAACCCCAAAAGAATATCATAATCCAATAAGTACGTTTAGAATTTTAAAAGATTTAGAGACTACAATGCCTATTTTACAAACGGTTGCAAGAAGTAGAGAGAAAAAACATCTTGTAGCGGCATCTGGTACTTTTATATGGCATGCTATTAATAGCACTAGAGAGCATCAAAGACCAGTGTTACATCATAAAAAAGTTGATGATTATAATAATCGTTTATCATTTTCAAAAAAGATAAAAAAAGGTGCTTCTTTAGATTTTGCTTGGACTGGTGCAATATGTACTACTCAAGATTTTGAAGACCCTCAAAATGAATCTGAACGATTTGTTATTTTTAATCTACTGACCCCAAAAAAAGACTTATTAGAGCAACATAAAAAGCTTTGGAATAAATTATGGGAAGGAGATATTGTTATTGAAGGAAATGTACAAGATCAACGAGATGTAAGGTTGGCATTATATCACCTGTATTCTTTTTCTAGAGGTGATTCCGATTTAAGTATTGCTCCAATGGGTTTGTCTTCACAAAACTATAATGGACATATTTTTTGGGATACAGAATTATGGATGTTTCCTCCTTTATTATTGTTGAATCAAGATATTGCGCGTTCACTGGTTAATTATAGATCAGACCGTATAGAAAAGGCAAAAGAGAAAGCAATAAATTTTGGATACAAAGGTGCTATGTTTCCTTGGGAAAGTGATGATACTGGTGAAGAAGCAACTCCAGCTTGGGCTTTAACAGGAACTTTTGAACATCATATTACCGCAGATGTAGCTATTGCTTTTTGGAATTATTACCGGGTTTCAAAAAACAAAACTTGGCTTAAAACAAGAGGTTTTCCAATGTTAGAAGAAATAGCAGATTATTGGGTAAGTAGGGTTACTAAAAATAAAGATGGTTCGTATTCAATAAAAAATGTAGTAGGCGCTAATGAGTTTGTTGCAAATGTTACAGATAATGCTTTTACAAATGGGTCTGCAATTACTGCTTTAGAGTTTGCTGTTTTAGCGGGTAAAGAGCTTGAACAAGAAATCCCAGAAATATGGCAACAAGTTGCTGCTAATATTAGAATCTTAAAGTTTAAGGATGGTACAACTAAAGAGCATGAAAAATATGATGGAGAAATTATTAAACAAGCAGATGTAAATTTGTTAACCTATCCTTTAAATATTATAAATGATAAAAAAACCATTTTAAAAGATTTGAAATATTACGAACCTAAACTATCAAAAGAAGGACCGGCAATGGGGAAATCTGTTTTTGCAGTAATATATGCGCGTTTAGGAGATTCTGAAAATGCATATAGGTTATTTAAAGATAGTTACGCGCCTAATAAAAGACCTCCTTTTGGTGCTTTAGCAGAATCAGCAACTAGTAATAACCCTTATTTTGCTACTGGAGCTGGAGGAATGTTACAGACTGTTTTATTTGGTTTTGGTGGTTTACAACTAACCAATGAAGGAGTTGTGCAAATAAACCCAAATCTACCTAAAGAATGGAAGTCACTTACTATTAAAGGAGTTGGTCTTACCAAGAAAAATTATGTAATTAAACATTAG
- a CDS encoding DUF5686 and carboxypeptidase regulatory-like domain-containing protein — MKKITILFFLFVSVTFVAQVKGKIVDSKNNPLSFVSVYLDKTVTGTTSNDNGDYVLNLTKKGNYSIVFQILGYKTIKKKVSITSFPFQLNVKLAEEDIVLDEISISTKDNPANAIIRNVIANKEKNTDKFANYTAKFYSRGLYRIKDAPKKFLGQTLGDFGGGLDSTRSGIIYLSETISDIKFQKKPKNFKENIIASKVSGQDNGISFNRAEDANINFYENSVEFGNDLISPLSVNAFSYYTFKLEGTFYDKNGKLINKINIIPKRKNDRVFSGSLYIVEDDWALYGADVSVTGAQVNIPVVDVLKLKQNYNYSDKNAAWVLISQSIDFRVNAFGFKFDGRFSAAFSNYNFTPNFTEKTFTNEVLTFEKEATEKDSSYWNTLRPVPLTTEEVKDYTIKDSLKVVRKSKKYLDSLNKEQNKVSVLSPITGYTYRNSYQKWSLSYDGLIDDLGFNTVQGFNTSVGVSYSKRINDKGNWWNAGFNVAYGFSDKRARPTFFFNKKWNNISRRRMSLSGGVKTAQFNERQPISKLDNMIRSLLRRENYMKIYEKEFAEISYSEEIKNGVYFTSSLEYANRKPLFNTNNYSFARQSKTAPYTSNNPLELSNYTNAAFLEHKIASLKVGATFIFNQKYLSYPDRKFNIGNTKYPTLGLMYRKNFGASNSELNSDVFVANIRQSIDAGNYGNLSYNMRGGLFLKKKNIAFMDNLQANGNQLLFITDNKLSSFGLLEYYKFYTNDKYAEAHIEHNFKGAFLSKIPLINKLNFYLVGGAKSLFMADKKAYTEYSVGLDNVGLGKWRFLRIDYVKSFHAGIKNDGLLLRLNILN, encoded by the coding sequence ATGAAAAAAATTACAATTCTATTCTTTCTTTTTGTTTCAGTAACTTTTGTTGCGCAGGTAAAAGGTAAAATTGTAGATTCAAAAAATAATCCATTATCTTTTGTAAGTGTTTATTTAGATAAAACGGTTACAGGAACTACTTCTAATGACAATGGAGACTATGTTTTAAACCTTACTAAGAAAGGAAATTACTCGATTGTTTTTCAAATTTTAGGTTATAAAACAATAAAAAAGAAAGTGTCTATTACTTCTTTTCCTTTTCAATTAAATGTAAAATTAGCAGAAGAAGATATTGTTTTAGATGAGATTTCTATATCTACAAAAGACAATCCTGCAAATGCGATTATTAGAAATGTAATTGCGAATAAAGAGAAGAACACAGACAAGTTTGCAAATTATACAGCCAAGTTTTATTCACGTGGTTTGTATCGAATTAAAGATGCACCAAAGAAATTTTTAGGTCAAACTTTAGGCGATTTTGGCGGAGGTTTAGATTCTACAAGGAGCGGGATTATTTACCTCTCTGAAACTATTTCTGATATTAAATTTCAGAAAAAACCTAAAAACTTCAAAGAGAATATTATTGCATCTAAAGTTAGTGGACAAGATAATGGTATCAGTTTTAATAGGGCAGAAGACGCAAACATTAACTTTTATGAAAACAGTGTCGAGTTTGGTAATGATTTAATTTCACCACTTTCTGTAAATGCTTTTAGCTACTATACGTTTAAATTAGAGGGAACTTTTTATGACAAAAATGGAAAGCTAATCAATAAAATAAACATCATACCAAAGCGTAAAAATGATCGTGTTTTTAGTGGATCATTATATATTGTAGAAGATGATTGGGCTTTGTATGGGGCAGATGTTTCTGTAACTGGAGCGCAAGTAAATATTCCTGTAGTCGATGTTTTAAAGCTAAAACAAAATTATAACTATTCTGATAAGAATGCTGCTTGGGTTTTAATTAGTCAAAGTATAGACTTTAGAGTAAATGCCTTTGGTTTTAAGTTCGATGGGCGTTTTTCTGCTGCTTTTTCTAATTATAATTTTACACCCAATTTTACTGAAAAAACATTTACAAATGAGGTTTTAACTTTTGAGAAAGAAGCTACTGAGAAAGATTCTTCTTATTGGAATACTTTAAGACCTGTTCCTTTAACCACAGAAGAGGTAAAAGATTATACAATTAAAGACAGTTTAAAAGTAGTACGTAAGTCAAAAAAGTATTTAGATTCATTAAATAAAGAGCAAAATAAAGTTAGTGTCCTTTCTCCAATTACAGGTTATACCTACAGAAACTCATACCAAAAATGGTCTTTGTCTTATGATGGTTTAATTGACGATTTAGGATTTAATACCGTGCAAGGGTTTAATACTTCGGTGGGTGTTAGTTATTCTAAAAGGATAAACGATAAAGGAAATTGGTGGAATGCAGGTTTTAATGTTGCCTATGGTTTTTCTGATAAAAGAGCAAGACCAACTTTCTTTTTTAATAAAAAATGGAATAATATTTCTAGACGAAGAATGTCTCTTTCTGGAGGTGTAAAAACAGCGCAATTTAATGAAAGGCAACCAATTTCTAAATTAGATAATATGATTCGTTCTTTATTGAGGAGAGAAAATTATATGAAAATTTATGAAAAGGAATTTGCGGAAATTAGTTATTCTGAAGAAATTAAAAACGGCGTATATTTTACATCTTCTCTAGAATATGCGAATAGAAAACCACTTTTTAATACCAATAATTATTCTTTCGCACGTCAAAGTAAAACAGCTCCTTATACGTCTAATAATCCTTTAGAGCTATCAAATTATACCAATGCAGCTTTTTTAGAGCATAAAATTGCTTCTTTAAAAGTGGGCGCAACTTTTATCTTCAATCAAAAGTATTTATCGTATCCTGATAGAAAATTTAATATTGGCAACACCAAATATCCAACTTTGGGTTTAATGTATAGGAAAAATTTTGGAGCTTCAAATTCTGAATTAAATTCAGATGTGTTTGTTGCTAATATTAGACAGAGTATAGATGCAGGAAACTACGGAAATCTATCTTATAATATGAGAGGAGGACTATTTTTGAAAAAGAAAAACATTGCTTTTATGGACAATTTGCAAGCGAACGGAAATCAGTTGCTTTTTATTACAGACAATAAATTAAGTAGTTTTGGCTTGTTAGAATATTATAAGTTTTATACAAATGATAAATATGCAGAAGCACATATAGAACATAACTTTAAAGGAGCTTTTTTAAGTAAAATTCCTTTAATTAATAAGCTTAATTTTTATTTAGTTGGAGGCGCAAAAAGTTTGTTTATGGCAGACAAAAAAGCATACACAGAATATTCTGTGGGATTAGATAATGTTGGTCTTGGTAAATGGCGTTTTTTAAGAATTGATTATGTAAAATCTTTTCATGCAGGAATTAAGAATGACGGACTCTTATTAAGGTTGAATATATTAAACTAA
- a CDS encoding ribonucleoside-diphosphate reductase subunit alpha: MNLNDQKTTTEPTEHERLIQARNAARKEMLKNKNEPEIEWLTENSRKFLESGYLTGKTTPEERIREIADNAEGILKIDGFSDKFYKYMAAGYYSLASPVWSNFGKKRGLPISCFGSHVADDMGDILFSQSEVGMMSKLGGGTSGYFGKLRQRGADVKNNGSSSGSVHIMQLFEKMVDVVSQGSVRRGRFSPYLPIDHQDIKEFLEIGTEGNPIQELTHGVTVSDKWMQEMIDGDVEKRSLWAKVLQRRGEIGYPYILFRDNANNGTVDVYKDKGHEIYASNLCTEIMLPSNEDWSFVCCLSSINLVHYDKWKDTDAVETLAFFLDAVMQEFINKLEVYKDSEDRDDQFTFRFMEKAYNFAKENRALGLGALGWHSLLQSKMLGFDSAEAYSLNSEIFKVIKEKSYKASEEMAKMYGEPAVLKGYGRRNATLNAIAPTTSSAFILGQVSQGIEPIWSNIYVKDIAKIKTTIKNPVLEKLLEDKGQNTSDVWKSIRDNDGSVQHLSILSEHEKDVFKTYSEIDQNVIVYQAANRQNHIDQGQSINIMVHPDMPIKEVNAVYVNAWKLGVKSMYYQHSMNAAQKFKQKKDCASCEG, translated from the coding sequence ATGAACCTAAACGACCAAAAAACAACGACAGAGCCTACCGAGCACGAAAGATTAATTCAAGCAAGAAACGCTGCTCGAAAAGAAATGCTTAAAAACAAAAACGAACCTGAAATTGAATGGTTAACAGAAAATAGCCGTAAATTTTTAGAGTCGGGGTATTTAACAGGGAAAACAACACCAGAAGAAAGAATACGTGAAATTGCTGATAATGCAGAAGGTATTTTAAAAATTGATGGTTTTTCTGATAAGTTTTACAAATACATGGCAGCAGGGTATTATTCTTTAGCATCGCCAGTTTGGTCTAATTTTGGGAAAAAGAGAGGTTTACCTATTAGCTGTTTTGGTTCGCATGTTGCAGATGATATGGGAGATATTTTATTCTCACAATCAGAAGTTGGTATGATGTCTAAATTAGGTGGAGGTACCTCTGGTTATTTTGGTAAGTTACGTCAAAGAGGAGCGGATGTTAAAAATAATGGTTCATCATCTGGTTCCGTACATATTATGCAATTGTTTGAAAAAATGGTTGATGTTGTAAGTCAGGGTTCAGTAAGACGTGGTCGTTTTTCTCCATATTTACCAATAGATCATCAAGATATTAAAGAATTTTTAGAAATAGGTACAGAAGGAAACCCAATACAAGAATTGACGCACGGTGTTACTGTAAGTGATAAGTGGATGCAAGAAATGATTGATGGTGATGTAGAAAAAAGAAGTCTTTGGGCAAAAGTATTACAAAGAAGAGGAGAAATTGGGTATCCATATATTCTTTTTAGAGACAATGCAAATAACGGAACGGTAGATGTTTATAAAGACAAAGGCCACGAAATTTATGCAAGTAATTTGTGTACGGAAATAATGTTGCCTTCTAATGAAGATTGGTCTTTTGTTTGTTGTCTATCATCAATAAATTTAGTGCATTATGATAAATGGAAAGATACAGATGCTGTAGAAACATTGGCTTTCTTTTTAGATGCAGTTATGCAAGAATTTATCAATAAATTAGAGGTATATAAAGATTCAGAAGATAGAGACGATCAGTTTACGTTTCGTTTTATGGAGAAAGCGTATAATTTTGCAAAAGAGAACAGAGCTTTAGGTTTAGGAGCTTTAGGATGGCATTCTTTATTACAATCTAAAATGCTTGGATTTGATAGTGCAGAAGCATATTCTTTAAACAGTGAAATCTTTAAAGTAATTAAAGAAAAATCATACAAAGCATCTGAAGAGATGGCAAAAATGTATGGTGAACCAGCGGTTTTAAAAGGATATGGAAGACGTAATGCAACGCTAAATGCAATTGCACCAACTACATCGTCTGCTTTTATTTTAGGACAAGTATCTCAAGGTATTGAGCCAATTTGGTCTAATATTTATGTAAAAGATATCGCTAAAATTAAAACGACGATTAAGAACCCAGTATTAGAAAAATTATTGGAAGACAAAGGACAAAATACTTCTGATGTTTGGAAAAGTATTAGAGATAATGATGGGTCTGTTCAGCATTTAAGTATTTTATCTGAACACGAAAAAGACGTTTTTAAAACCTATTCAGAAATAGATCAAAATGTAATTGTTTACCAAGCAGCAAATAGACAAAATCATATAGATCAAGGGCAATCTATAAACATTATGGTGCACCCAGATATGCCAATTAAAGAAGTAAATGCAGTGTATGTTAATGCTTGGAAATTAGGTGTAAAATCTATGTATTACCAACACAGTATGAATGCTGCACAAAAATTTAAACAAAAGAAAGATTGTGCTTCTTGTGAAGGATAA